The Pelmatolapia mariae isolate MD_Pm_ZW linkage group LG10_11, Pm_UMD_F_2, whole genome shotgun sequence genome includes a region encoding these proteins:
- the LOC134635347 gene encoding V-set and immunoglobulin domain-containing protein 1-like, with translation MCSVQLLLVLLSITGCVELITVTTTQKYVNVTIGGSVLLDCTFVTTATTTTGLTIQWEFLSKSAMTAQQIFYYQSGQVVTPKSYEGRIQTPAAPGATQNASITIRNMQPSDSGLYTCEVHNLPDVDGQSQANIIVNVLEKPSAPYCAVHGNVESGHLVTLTCHSEQGNPTPTYNWAKLDQTKTRRPVLGRTTTTGILEIKNISQFEFGEYQCNATNVVGFATCTIELSPEVADGVIAGAVIGALLGCVLIGLVAWFIAHTVKKHKYNAVKMAEANEMKGSAPPAQEAYESIPNANTADNLQDEEEGPQA, from the exons ATGTGCTCTGTGCAGCTCTTGTTGGTGCTTTTAAGCATTACAG GATGTGTCGAACTCATCACAGTGACGACCACGCAGAAATACGTCAATGTGACAATTGGTGGAAGTGTCCTGCTCGACTGTACGTTTGTCACTACAGCTACAACAACTACCGGCCTAACAATCCAGTGGGAGTTTCTCTCAAAATCCGCCATGACTGCACAGCAG ATCTTTTACTATCAATCAGGACAGGTTGTTACTCCCAAGTCTTACGAAGGAAGGATTCAAACTCCAGCTGCTCCAGGGGCCACCCAGAATGCCTCCATAACTATAAGAAACATGCAACCATCGGACTCTGGGCTCTACACGTGTGAAGTTCACAATTTGCCCGACGTTGATGGACAGTCTCAGGCAAATATCATCGTGAATGTCCTTG AGAAACCATCTGCTCCTTACTGCGCCGTCCATGGCAATGTTGAATCGGGTCACCTGGTCACTCTGACCTGCCACAGTGAGCAGGGAAACCCAACACCGACCTACAACTGGGCCAAACTGGATCAGACCAAGACAAGGAGGCCTGTGCTGGGAAGAA caACCACAACTGGAATACTGGAAATCAAAAACATCTCCCAGTTTGAGTTTGGGGAGTACCAGTGCAATGCTACAAATGTTGTGGGCTTTGCAACATGCACTATTGAGCTGAGTCCTG AAGTGGCAGATGGGGTTATCGCAGGCGCGGTTATCGGAGCGCTGCTCGGGTGCGTGCTGATCGGCCTGGTTGCGTGGTTCATTGCTCACACAGTCAAGAAACACAAATACAACGCTGTTAAAATGGCAGAGGCCAACGAGATGAA GGGGAGCGCTCCTCCAGCCCAGGAGGCCTATGAGAGCATTCCCAATGCAAACACGGCTGACAACCTTCAGGATGAGGAAGAAGGCCCTCAAGCCTAA
- the tmlhe gene encoding trimethyllysine dioxygenase, mitochondrial — MFCRLHRSVLRQAQLLRGVSRSTALPRRACATFRTHEECLELHYGGTQMHFNFVWLRDHCLSAASYNSKTNQRNLDTGSIDLTIRPESTRVEEDHLVITWPGGHMSKYSLSWLAENSFERKYQKTEQPRILWNSDIYRNANITSSKWDTFMSCDDEKKKFLQNYLLYGIAFVDDVPATVEATEAVTQRVSLIRETTYGRMWCFTSDYSRGDTAYSQLALDRHTDTSYFQEPCGIQVFHCLKHEGTGGRTLLVDGFYAAEKLRQRSPESFELLAQVPIKHEYIENTDRHQNHITGIGPVLNVYPWNNEMYLIRYNNYDRSVLNTIPHDVVQRWYAAHRELTTELRRPENELWVKLTPGKVVFIDNWRVLHGRESFTGSRQLCGCYLTRDDVLSAARCFGLQA, encoded by the exons ATGTTCTGCAGGTTGCACAGGAGTGTGCTGAGACAGGCTCAGCTTCTGCGTGGTGTCAGCAGGAGCACGGCTTTGCCACGGAGGGCTTGTGCTACTTTCCGCACACACGAGGAGTGTCTTG AACTGCACTATGGAGGGACGCAGATGCATTTTAACTTTGTGTGGCTGCGAGATCACTGCCTCTCTGCTGCTTCGTACAACTCCAAAACTAACCAGAGGAACCTGGACACTGGGAGCATAGATCTGACTATACGTCCCGAAAGCACACGAGTGGAAGAAGACCACCTTGTTATCACCT GGCCTGGTGGTCACATGTCCAAGTACAGTCTCAGTTGGCTTGCTGAGAACAGCTTTGAGAGAAAGTACCAGAAAACAGAACAACCGCGCATCCTCTGGAATTcagacatctatagaaatgcAAACATAACCTCATCCAAATGGGACACGTTCATGAGCTGTGATGACGAGAAAAAGAAATTTCTTCAAAATTATCTTCTGTACGGGATCGCGTTTGTAGACGATGTCCCAGCCACAGTAGAAGCCACAGAGGCAGTAACCCAGAGGGTCAGTCTAATCAG GGAGACTACCTATGGCAGAATGTGGTGCTTCACTTCAGATTATTCCAGGGGAGATACTGCCTACAGCCAGCTGGCCCTGGACCGTCACACTGACACCTCCTACTTTCAGGAACCGTGTGG AATCCAGGTTTTCCACTGTCTAAAGCATGAGGGAACCGGGGGAAGGACGCTACTTGTTGATGGGTTCTACGCTGCAGAAAAATTACGTCAGAGGTCACCTGAAAGCTTTGAGCTGCTCGCTCAGGTGCCCATCAAGCACGAGTACATCGAAAATACCGACAGGCACCAAAACCACATCACAGGCATCGGCCCCGTGCTCAACGTGTATCCTTGGAACAATGAAATGTATCTTATACG ATACAACAACTACGATCGATCTGTACTAAACACAATCCCCCATGACGTGGTTCAGCGCTGGTATGCAGCGCATCGAGAGCTGACCACAGAGCTGAGGAGGCCAGAGAACGAACTATGGGTGAAGCTGACTCCGGGAAAA GTTGTTTTCATAGACAACTGGCGAGTCTTACACGGGAGGGAGTCTTTCACTGGCTCGAGGCAACTCTGTGGATGCTATCTGACCAGAGATGACGTCCTCAGTGCTGCCCGCTGCTTCGGGCTCCAGGCCTGA